From the Stigmatella aurantiaca genome, the window GTGTTGGCCGCGTCCACCAGCGCCCGGTAGGTGTAGAAGCCGTTGCGGCTGGGGAACATGGAGTTGAAGGTGTCCTCGCTCAGGACCGAGGCGATGCCGTTGCCCGTGGGGGGAGGGGGAGGGGGCGGGGGCGGGGGATTCGTGCCACAGTCGCCCCCCGTCTTCCAGAGCGACGGTGCTGCCACAGGATTCCATCCACAACCGACGCAAGCGGTATGGGGTTGGATGGCCGAATAGCTCCCTCCGTTGTAACTCACGCCATCGCCAATGTTGTAGGACGACCCTTCCGTCCAGGCGCCTCGACACGCCGCTGCGGCTTCATCCGGTGCAAATACAACCACCGTTGAAAAGAACAGCATTGCCGCACCCAAGAGGCGCTTCGAAACGCCACGCAATTCCTGTCGCCACATAGTGAACATCTCCTTCTGAAGTCAGTGTGTTGCAGGGTCATCCGGGATGAAGGCATCAGCCCGGCACCTCTCTTGAGGGGTTTGCTGATTTTTTCGGGTTTAATCTTGTTGGCGGGAATCACGGCAGATTGGCGGCGGTGTGGCGGCGTGCTCTAAAGAAGGCCCATGAACCTGGGTGGCTGCTTTTGTGGTGCGATTCGGTACGAGGTGAGCCTTCCGATGACGGCGGTGGCGTACTGCCACTGCTCGAAGTGCCGCCGGTGGCATGGGCACGTCGGCGCCTACACGGCGGTGGATCGCGAGGGCTTCCGGCTCACGGAGTCGCGCGGCCTCAAATGGCACTCGGTCTCGTCCACGGTCCGGCGCGGCTTCTGCGTTGAGTGCGGTTCGAGCGTGCTGTTTGACGAGACCCCGGATCCGAAGATGTCGATCTGCGCCGGCACGCTCGACGCGCCCTCCGGCGTTCGCGAGAAGGCCCACATCTTCGCGGCCAGCAAGGGCGACTACTACGAGATCTCAGG encodes:
- a CDS encoding GFA family protein — its product is MNLGGCFCGAIRYEVSLPMTAVAYCHCSKCRRWHGHVGAYTAVDREGFRLTESRGLKWHSVSSTVRRGFCVECGSSVLFDETPDPKMSICAGTLDAPSGVREKAHIFAASKGDYYEISGELPKYDTLPKK
- a CDS encoding carbohydrate-binding protein, which codes for MFTMWRQELRGVSKRLLGAAMLFFSTVVVFAPDEAAAACRGAWTEGSSYNIGDGVSYNGGSYSAIQPHTACVGCGWNPVAAPSLWKTGGDCGTNPPPPPPPPPPTGNGIASVLSEDTFNSMFPSRNGFYTYRALVDAANT